The Solibacillus daqui genome has a segment encoding these proteins:
- a CDS encoding NAD(P)-dependent oxidoreductase, which yields MKIAVIGAAGKAGTHILREAIMRNHDATAIIKNSATLQVEDVAIIESDLFHLTKEQLAPFNIIVNAFAPLPGEAHLHVTAGKHLISLLEGTDKTLFVVGSSGCLFVDKAHTKRLMDTEDYPEQLVANAKAQLQNLQDLENSSIHWTFVIPSAMFDSDGPRTGHYITGNEKLLVNSQFNSYISYADYAVALLDEIENNEHKNSSFTVASENVTTAS from the coding sequence ATGAAAATTGCTGTGATTGGAGCTGCTGGTAAGGCAGGGACTCATATTTTACGTGAGGCAATTATGCGTAACCACGATGCTACAGCCATCATTAAAAATAGCGCAACGTTACAAGTCGAGGATGTAGCTATTATTGAAAGTGATTTATTCCATTTAACAAAAGAACAACTTGCTCCTTTTAATATTATTGTGAATGCCTTTGCCCCACTACCAGGAGAGGCACATTTACATGTTACAGCTGGAAAGCACTTAATATCGTTATTAGAAGGTACCGACAAAACACTATTTGTCGTTGGAAGCTCGGGCTGCCTCTTTGTTGATAAGGCACATACAAAACGTTTAATGGACACTGAAGACTATCCAGAACAACTCGTCGCAAATGCTAAGGCACAATTGCAAAATCTACAAGACTTAGAAAATTCCTCGATTCATTGGACTTTTGTCATTCCTTCTGCGATGTTCGATTCAGACGGGCCACGTACAGGACATTATATAACGGGCAATGAAAAACTATTAGTTAACTCACAATTTAATAGTTATATAAGTTACGCAGACTATGCCGTAGCCCTATTAGATGAAATCGAAAATAACGAACATAAAAACTCAAGCTTCACCGTTGCATCAGAAAACGTAACGACCGCTTCTTAA
- the thrB gene encoding homoserine kinase produces the protein MSKWQIKVPGSTANLGPGFDSIGLGLSLYLTLDVTLQNEWEFVHIGEHVPTDTTVETHLIYIIAQQIAAQYNTNLKPCKVEMTSELPLARGLGSSAAAIVAGIELANLLGGLNLSTQDKLNISSQIEGHPDNATASVLGGLTISSMDEQGIVDTLHIPEVDAAFVVFIPNVELKTADSRGVLPQDFNRGYAVRASANANMLAASLIAKDYVRIGHYMEQDLFHEPFRAKLIPNYSEIRSAAKQAGAYGTALSGAGPTLISIIPTAIQEQFLTAMNAQFPEHRIVLTQADAIGSRVVAYEQKH, from the coding sequence ATGAGTAAATGGCAAATCAAAGTCCCTGGCAGTACAGCAAATTTAGGACCTGGATTTGACTCAATTGGACTTGGACTTTCTCTTTACTTAACGTTAGACGTAACATTGCAAAATGAGTGGGAATTTGTTCATATTGGTGAACACGTTCCTACTGACACAACAGTTGAAACACATTTAATTTATATAATTGCACAGCAAATAGCCGCACAGTACAATACGAACTTAAAACCATGTAAAGTTGAAATGACGAGCGAATTGCCACTTGCGCGTGGTTTAGGTAGTAGTGCTGCGGCAATTGTTGCAGGGATTGAATTAGCAAACCTTCTAGGAGGTTTAAATTTATCGACCCAAGACAAGCTCAATATTTCTTCCCAAATTGAGGGACATCCTGACAATGCAACAGCTTCTGTTCTTGGTGGATTAACAATTTCTTCAATGGATGAACAAGGTATTGTGGATACACTGCATATTCCAGAAGTAGATGCAGCTTTTGTCGTGTTCATTCCAAATGTTGAGCTAAAAACAGCGGATTCACGAGGGGTTTTACCTCAGGACTTTAATCGAGGCTATGCAGTACGAGCAAGCGCTAACGCAAATATGCTAGCCGCATCACTCATTGCAAAAGATTATGTACGTATCGGTCATTATATGGAACAAGACCTGTTCCATGAACCATTTCGAGCAAAGCTAATTCCAAACTACTCTGAAATTCGTTCAGCTGCTAAACAAGCCGGCGCATACGGTACAGCATTAAGCGGTGCTGGTCCAACATTAATTTCTATTATACCAACCGCTATTCAAGAGCAATTCCTTACAGCTATGAACGCACAGTTTCCAGAACATCGCATCGTCTTAACACAAGCAGATGCTATAGGCTCTCGCGTTGTGGCATATGAACAAAAACATTAA
- the zupT gene encoding zinc transporter ZupT, with product MGDDVLLALGLTLFAGLSTGIGSLIAFFTTRTNKRFLSIALGFSAGVMIYVSLVEIFVKAKAALVNVHGDKMGYWLTIVGFFGGMFVIALIDRFIPKGNNPHEVKSVEDVQKAQSLGQGDIEADRLMKMGLFTALAIAIHNFPEGIATFMSVLQDPNVGIAIAIAVAIHNIPEGIAVAIPIFYATGKRMKAFKWSFASGLSEPIGALIAYLILMQFMTDTMFGIIFAGVAGIMVFISIDELLPAAKKYDEAHSSIYGLIAGMAVMAVSLVLLA from the coding sequence ATGGGTGATGACGTATTATTAGCGTTAGGTTTAACGCTCTTTGCTGGGCTTTCTACGGGGATTGGTAGTTTAATTGCCTTTTTTACTACCCGTACAAATAAAAGGTTCTTATCGATTGCATTAGGTTTTTCAGCAGGTGTCATGATATATGTTTCACTTGTTGAAATCTTTGTGAAAGCAAAAGCTGCATTAGTAAATGTTCATGGCGATAAAATGGGGTATTGGCTCACAATAGTTGGTTTTTTTGGTGGAATGTTTGTCATTGCATTAATCGACCGTTTTATTCCAAAGGGTAACAACCCACATGAAGTAAAATCAGTAGAAGATGTACAAAAAGCGCAAAGTCTTGGGCAGGGAGATATTGAAGCAGATCGTTTAATGAAAATGGGATTATTTACAGCACTTGCAATTGCGATACATAATTTCCCAGAAGGGATTGCGACGTTTATGTCAGTATTACAGGATCCTAATGTTGGGATTGCAATTGCGATTGCCGTAGCGATTCATAACATCCCAGAAGGTATTGCCGTGGCAATTCCAATTTTCTATGCGACAGGTAAGCGTATGAAGGCGTTTAAATGGTCGTTCGCTTCAGGTTTATCTGAACCAATTGGTGCATTAATCGCCTATTTAATTTTAATGCAGTTTATGACTGATACAATGTTTGGGATTATATTTGCTGGGGTTGCAGGGATTATGGTGTTCATTTCCATTGATGAATTATTACCTGCAGCAAAGAAGTATGATGAAGCCCATTCATCAATTTACGGTTTAATTGCAGGTATGGCAGTTATGGCAGTAAGCTTAGTACTGCTTGCATAA
- a CDS encoding ABC transporter ATP-binding protein — MIEIKGLSKSFGKKPVVEDVTLKIQPKAITSFIGPNGAGKSTLLSMVSRLMDADTGEILLDQNNVKKMKSNDFAKRVAILRQSNHLNVRLTVRELVAFGRYPYSKGRLTPEDEEHIDRAIEYMTLGDMQDKFLDELSGGQKQRAFISMVIAQDTEYILLDEPLNNLDMKHSVQIMKILRKLVDELGKTVVIVLHDINFASVYSDRIVALKNGRLVKDGPTHEIINSEALREVYDMHIPVQEQDGCRICVYFNSHS; from the coding sequence ATGATAGAAATTAAAGGGCTTTCTAAAAGCTTTGGAAAAAAACCAGTTGTTGAAGATGTCACATTAAAGATTCAGCCGAAAGCAATTACATCATTTATCGGACCAAACGGTGCAGGTAAATCAACTTTACTATCAATGGTGAGCCGTCTGATGGATGCAGATACTGGTGAAATATTATTAGATCAAAATAACGTCAAAAAAATGAAATCCAATGATTTTGCAAAGCGAGTAGCAATTTTACGTCAGTCAAATCATCTTAATGTTCGCTTGACGGTGCGTGAGCTTGTAGCATTTGGTCGTTATCCTTACTCAAAAGGTCGTTTAACACCAGAAGATGAAGAACATATAGACCGTGCAATTGAATATATGACGCTGGGTGATATGCAGGATAAATTTTTAGATGAGCTATCAGGTGGTCAAAAACAACGTGCATTTATTTCGATGGTTATTGCACAAGATACGGAGTACATTTTACTGGACGAGCCGTTAAATAACTTAGACATGAAGCACTCGGTTCAAATTATGAAAATTTTACGTAAGCTAGTGGATGAGTTAGGGAAAACGGTTGTTATTGTCCTACATGATATTAACTTTGCATCGGTGTATTCAGATCGCATCGTTGCATTAAAAAATGGACGTCTTGTAAAAGATGGCCCGACACATGAAATTATTAACTCTGAAGCATTACGTGAAGTATATGATATGCATATTCCTGTTCAAGAGCAAGATGGCTGTCGTATTTGCGTGTATTTTAATTCACATAGCTAA
- a CDS encoding antibiotic biosynthesis monooxygenase family protein, with protein MFVQIRKWTVTEGNSDKIIERFSKKPGEGPSLLEQREGFISRELLVKNVRRGEEEVVMIIRWESEEAWKAWEKSPEHIAGHKKQIAEHGGKPPKPEFVISMEHGNYTVVE; from the coding sequence ATGTTCGTACAAATCCGTAAATGGACAGTAACAGAAGGCAATTCAGATAAAATTATTGAACGCTTTAGCAAAAAGCCAGGTGAAGGTCCATCATTATTAGAGCAACGCGAAGGCTTCATCAGTCGCGAACTATTAGTGAAAAATGTTCGTCGTGGGGAAGAAGAAGTTGTCATGATTATTCGCTGGGAATCAGAAGAGGCATGGAAGGCTTGGGAAAAGAGTCCAGAGCATATTGCTGGTCATAAAAAGCAAATTGCTGAGCACGGTGGTAAACCGCCGAAGCCAGAATTTGTGATTTCAATGGAACATGGTAACTATACTGTTGTAGAGTAA
- a CDS encoding phosphatase PAP2 family protein yields the protein MKKWAYPLALVTFAVFLVMAFNYKSSSFIAFDERIASILRGNEFIGLFHYLGETVFVAIVTLMVFFYFWLKEKNYRVMLYVVLTMAAGTAINQGLKAFFERQRPEIAEQLTSYSFPSGHSQMSVLYLFMLAYLFSKITTNHKRTTLVWIAAIVLACLIGLSRIAESRHFATDVLAGWSIGYTWFIICVIWYELRDRKYKQLRE from the coding sequence TTGAAAAAGTGGGCATATCCATTAGCACTTGTTACATTTGCCGTTTTTTTAGTAATGGCATTTAATTATAAATCTTCAAGCTTTATCGCGTTTGATGAACGAATTGCATCTATACTGCGCGGTAATGAATTTATAGGGTTGTTTCATTATTTAGGTGAAACGGTGTTTGTTGCCATTGTGACATTAATGGTGTTCTTTTATTTTTGGCTTAAGGAAAAAAATTACCGTGTAATGTTGTATGTTGTGTTAACGATGGCAGCTGGAACGGCAATCAATCAGGGGCTTAAGGCATTTTTTGAGCGCCAACGACCTGAAATTGCAGAGCAATTAACTTCTTATAGCTTCCCATCTGGACACTCGCAAATGAGTGTACTTTACTTATTTATGTTAGCTTATTTATTTTCAAAAATAACAACGAACCATAAACGCACAACACTTGTATGGATTGCTGCCATTGTGTTAGCTTGCTTAATAGGGTTATCACGTATTGCAGAAAGCCGTCACTTTGCTACTGATGTGCTTGCAGGATGGAGTATAGGCTATACATGGTTTATTATTTGTGTAATATGGTACGAGCTACGTGATCGTAAATATAAACAACTAAGAGAATGA
- the thrC gene encoding threonine synthase, with protein MWKGLIEEYKQYLPVTENTPALSLNEGNTPLIPLVNLSKELGIELYGKIEGANPTGSFKDRGMVFAVAKAIEEGSKVVICASTGNTSAAAAAYATRAGIQSIVVIPKGKVALGKLAQACMYGAKIIEIDGNFDDALNIVRKIGETTPIALVNSVNPYRIEGQKTAAFEIVDQLGQAPDYLCIPVGNAGNITAYWKGFKEYNEVKQSGLPKMYGFEAEGAAAIVKGEPIANPETVATAIRIGNPASWKFAEAARDESGGIIDSVTDDEILAAYQLIAGREGIFVEPGSAASLAGVIKSVKAGKIAEGSRVVTVFTGNGLKDPDTAMSVSTVDLVSLKNDEQEIRNYIEGVFSL; from the coding sequence ATGTGGAAAGGTCTAATCGAAGAATATAAACAGTATTTACCTGTTACAGAAAATACACCCGCTTTATCTTTAAATGAAGGAAACACACCTCTAATCCCTTTAGTGAACTTATCAAAAGAGTTAGGAATTGAGCTTTACGGTAAAATCGAAGGCGCAAACCCAACTGGTTCATTTAAAGACCGCGGCATGGTATTTGCTGTAGCTAAAGCAATTGAAGAAGGTTCAAAAGTTGTTATTTGTGCTTCTACAGGTAACACATCTGCGGCAGCAGCTGCTTATGCAACGCGTGCTGGTATTCAATCAATCGTTGTTATCCCAAAAGGAAAGGTAGCGCTTGGTAAACTTGCTCAAGCTTGCATGTACGGTGCAAAAATTATTGAAATCGATGGTAACTTTGATGATGCCCTTAATATTGTGCGCAAAATTGGTGAAACTACTCCAATCGCACTTGTTAACTCGGTCAATCCATACCGAATCGAAGGACAAAAAACAGCTGCTTTTGAAATCGTTGATCAACTTGGTCAAGCACCAGACTATTTATGCATTCCAGTAGGTAACGCTGGTAACATTACAGCTTATTGGAAAGGATTTAAGGAATATAATGAAGTAAAACAATCAGGTCTGCCTAAAATGTACGGCTTTGAAGCAGAAGGTGCTGCTGCTATCGTAAAAGGTGAGCCTATTGCTAATCCAGAAACAGTCGCAACAGCTATCCGTATCGGTAACCCAGCTAGCTGGAAATTTGCTGAAGCCGCACGTGACGAATCAGGCGGTATCATCGACTCAGTAACAGACGACGAAATTTTAGCAGCATACCAATTAATTGCAGGCCGTGAAGGGATTTTCGTTGAGCCAGGCTCTGCTGCATCATTAGCAGGTGTTATTAAATCTGTAAAAGCAGGCAAAATCGCTGAGGGTAGCCGCGTTGTTACTGTATTTACAGGTAACGGCTTAAAAGACCCTGATACAGCAATGAGCGTTTCAACTGTTGACCTAGTATCGCTTAAAAACGATGAACAAGAAATCCGTAACTACATCGAAGGCGTATTCAGTCTATGA
- a CDS encoding siderophore ABC transporter substrate-binding protein, with amino-acid sequence MKKWKFLTAAALTLMLAACGSDEESKTEGTNDQASTEQNATDSKENAATEAPVFPMTVSPLTAGSETEDGKSITFEDVTFEEAPNNIIVFDYGFLDTLDALGVEGIVGIAANGGKGNIPTHIKEKYVNDSVADVGSLKQIDFEKVAAANPDAIFISGRQAPFYEELKEITPNVVFIGSDNENYVDGVFETVDLAAQIFGKEEKAEELKANLQAKVDQVKEKAAGYENALVAMYNDKKISGFDNGPDSRFAYVYNDFGFKPSTTEITSSSHGSDFSYESILSVDPEVLLIIDRTASDVETIKADIENDIIKQTRAYKEGKIVYLDGVNWYFSSNGVTTEVDKLDEILNELK; translated from the coding sequence ATGAAAAAGTGGAAATTCTTAACGGCAGCAGCCTTAACATTAATGTTAGCAGCATGTGGCTCGGATGAAGAGTCAAAAACAGAAGGTACAAACGATCAAGCGTCTACTGAGCAGAATGCAACTGATAGCAAAGAAAATGCAGCTACAGAAGCACCAGTATTCCCAATGACTGTATCTCCACTTACTGCAGGTAGTGAAACAGAAGACGGTAAATCAATTACTTTCGAAGATGTAACATTTGAAGAAGCTCCAAATAACATTATCGTATTCGACTATGGCTTCTTAGATACACTTGATGCATTAGGCGTTGAAGGTATCGTTGGTATAGCAGCAAACGGTGGTAAAGGGAACATCCCAACTCACATTAAAGAAAAATACGTAAACGATTCAGTAGCAGACGTTGGTTCGTTAAAACAAATTGACTTCGAAAAAGTAGCAGCTGCTAACCCAGATGCAATCTTCATCTCTGGTCGTCAAGCACCGTTCTATGAAGAATTAAAAGAGATTACGCCAAACGTTGTATTCATTGGTTCTGACAACGAAAACTATGTCGACGGTGTATTCGAAACTGTAGACTTAGCTGCTCAAATCTTCGGTAAAGAAGAAAAAGCAGAAGAGTTAAAAGCAAACTTACAAGCGAAAGTTGACCAAGTGAAAGAAAAAGCTGCTGGTTATGAAAATGCTTTAGTAGCAATGTATAACGACAAGAAAATCTCTGGTTTCGATAACGGTCCAGATTCTCGTTTTGCTTACGTTTACAATGACTTTGGCTTCAAACCATCAACAACTGAAATTACTTCATCTTCACACGGTTCGGATTTCTCTTATGAATCAATCCTTTCTGTAGACCCTGAAGTATTATTAATTATCGACCGTACAGCTTCTGATGTAGAAACAATCAAAGCTGATATCGAAAATGATATTATCAAACAAACTCGTGCTTATAAAGAAGGCAAAATCGTTTACCTTGATGGGGTAAACTGGTACTTCTCTTCTAACGGTGTAACAACTGAAGTTGACAAGTTAGATGAAATCTTAAACGAATTAAAATAA